The following proteins come from a genomic window of Novosphingobium sp. IK01:
- a CDS encoding Dyp-type peroxidase, with protein sequence MDAIENIESQPVAAKLSRSAIFLVATINEGSEHADAVRAFCADLSAFVRAVGFRDLEGGLSCVMGFGSEAWDRLFGTPRPKELHPFREINGVHHAVSTPGDLLFHIRATQMDQCFELALQIMDRLRAAITVVDETHGFKYFDERDLLGFVDGTENPTGRAVTEAAIIGSEDPDFSGGSYVIVQKYLHDLPKWNAVPVEQQEGIIGRKKLSDIEIEDSKKQPFAHNVLNVIQDENGNQLDILRDNMPFGDVGKGEFGTYFIGYARSPSRTERMLQNMFAGNPPGNYDRILDFSRAVTGTLFFVPTASFLDDVTPVTSAPPPSVMDTPTPAVDGLATKGRTSLGIGSLKDED encoded by the coding sequence GTGGACGCCATTGAAAACATTGAAAGTCAACCAGTCGCGGCGAAACTCTCGCGCTCAGCGATATTCCTCGTGGCGACAATCAATGAGGGCAGCGAACATGCAGATGCCGTGCGGGCATTCTGCGCTGATCTATCAGCTTTCGTTCGCGCGGTCGGCTTTCGCGATCTCGAGGGCGGCCTCTCCTGCGTCATGGGATTTGGCTCTGAGGCGTGGGACCGTCTTTTCGGTACCCCGCGACCGAAGGAGCTGCATCCTTTCCGAGAAATCAACGGGGTGCATCATGCGGTCTCGACACCCGGTGACCTGCTTTTCCATATCCGCGCCACTCAGATGGACCAGTGCTTCGAGCTTGCGCTCCAGATCATGGATCGTTTGCGCGCCGCAATCACCGTTGTCGATGAGACCCACGGCTTCAAATATTTCGACGAGAGGGATCTGCTTGGCTTCGTTGACGGGACCGAGAACCCGACGGGCCGGGCGGTAACCGAAGCAGCGATCATCGGTTCGGAAGACCCCGATTTTTCGGGGGGCAGCTATGTGATCGTCCAGAAATATCTCCACGACCTGCCCAAGTGGAACGCGGTTCCGGTCGAGCAGCAGGAAGGGATCATCGGTCGCAAGAAGCTCTCGGACATCGAGATCGAAGACAGCAAGAAGCAGCCCTTCGCGCACAACGTGCTCAACGTCATCCAGGACGAGAATGGCAACCAGCTCGATATCCTGCGTGATAACATGCCGTTCGGCGATGTCGGCAAGGGCGAATTCGGAACCTATTTCATCGGCTATGCGCGCTCTCCGAGCCGGACCGAGCGCATGTTACAGAACATGTTCGCCGGCAACCCGCCCGGCAATTACGATCGGATACTGGACTTCAGCCGTGCAGTGACCGGCACGCTGTTCTTTGTGCCGACGGCCAGTTTTCTGGACGATGTGACGCCGGTTACATCGGCCCCGCCGCCCAGTGTCATGGACACGCCGACGCCCGCCGTCGATGGGCTGGCAACGAAGGGGCGCACCTCCCTCGGTATCGGATCTTTGAAGGATGAGGACTGA
- a CDS encoding recombinase family protein: protein MALIGYARVSTADQKLSLQLDALNNAGCDRIFNDHASGAKADRPGLTEALAYLRSGDTLVVWKLDRLGRSMSHLIEKVGELAARGIGFRSLTENIDTTTSGGMLVFNIFGSLAQFERDLIRERTHAGLKAARERGRPGGRRPVVTPDKLRKARDHIASGLTVREAAARLKIGKTALYKALEATEKDAKPKRSRSVHP, encoded by the coding sequence GTGGCGCTGATCGGCTATGCGCGAGTCTCGACCGCAGACCAAAAGCTCTCGCTTCAGCTCGACGCGCTGAACAATGCCGGGTGCGACCGTATATTCAACGATCACGCATCAGGGGCGAAGGCCGATCGGCCTGGTTTGACCGAAGCGCTCGCCTATCTGCGCAGCGGTGACACGCTGGTGGTCTGGAAACTCGATCGTCTTGGCCGCTCCATGAGCCATCTGATCGAGAAAGTCGGCGAGCTGGCGGCGCGCGGCATCGGGTTCCGCTCGCTCACCGAAAACATCGACACCACCACTTCCGGCGGGATGCTGGTGTTCAACATCTTCGGCTCGCTTGCCCAATTCGAGCGCGATCTGATCCGGGAACGCACCCATGCCGGCCTCAAGGCTGCTCGCGAGCGAGGCCGTCCCGGCGGGCGTCGGCCAGTGGTCACACCCGACAAGCTCCGCAAGGCACGCGATCATATCGCTTCCGGCCTCACCGTTCGCGAAGCCGCCGCGCGCCTCAAGATCGGCAAAACCGCCCTCTACAAAGCCCTCGAAGCCACGGAGAAGGACGCAAAGCCCAAGCGTTCCCGATCCGTTCACCCTTAG